agTCATCACACTGACACTTACCATATCTTCATCTTCAGCTTGCATATCAACTCCAGCCTCAGAGGACGAACTAGAGGGCAGAATTGATGCACCTGAGGTCAATGCAGATGTGCAGGGAGCCAggctgcatgaaaaaaaaaaaaaaaaatcagattgtgattattttgacagatatttcAATTGtaatatgattcacgattagtgagaatgatcatttttgcatcacaattttcctttttcctgaaACAATAGAGGTAAAATGGATCATTTACAAAAGTtaataaaagattttaaaaccGAGTTGAATTACCAATGTGTTCACAAATGCTTACCAGTGTAACGTGATGGTGGACTGAATTCCGGTACCACCCTCCTGCTCAACAGCTTCTCGTaatttttgtttacaaaatgaaGCAGGTCACCTGAGTAGCTGCGTAAAGCAGATGGTCCAGTAGACAGGGCAGCACTACCACAGTCCTGGTTCCACCTATGCAGTCCTTCCAGCAGGTATATCTGAAACTTCAGGCTGTTGGCACTGGTCCCTAGAAGtacattattaaatattaaattatgaaGTTATTACAACACATGAACCAACATGTCTGACAGACACAAACCTGGTATGAAGCGTTTTAGGTGTAAATGAAAAGACTAATGATGTAGCGCCTTTGGCACATCTGTACATGGGTAACCGCACACCTCCCTTTGTGAGCTCCCCTGTCTTGGTGTATAGAGCAACACCCGTCAGGTCCTGGATGCAGTTGACGTGCTTTCTCTGGACACGCCAGATGTGATCCATCCTCTCCCTATCAAATAGGGGAACTCCAAGGGAGTCGGTCCTCCTCCAGCACTGGAGAGCCAGCTCCTCCCTTGATAGATGTTTATTGATGTTGCCCTCAGTAAGTAAACACAGGCCCTGGGATTGAAGTTGCTGTCTTTTTGCATCGCGCAACAGAGCTAAATCAGCTGCATCCCACTCAAATATGCACGCTGATAGGCGTGACATAAATATTCAGTACAGCTGATGAGCATCTGTTGCGCATCCCAGGGCAAGTCTGCGTATGAAGTGCCAGATATCCAGCCTTATAGTGAGGTGTGGCCACACGCTGAATCTGGCCTTCAGCTTGGTCTCCCCTGCCTCAGTACAGCAGCCACAGTCCACATATAAGTCAACAGGGGGATTCACACCGGCCTGCTGGTATCTCTTTACCAGGTCTGCTGCCATCATGTCCAGGCCAGCTCCCTCCTGAGCGGTCAGCACACTGATCAGAATCTGACCATACTCATTTCCCACAGAGGTGAGCCAGAGTGCTGTCCCTTGGCTGTTCTGGCAAGCTTCTTGGTGATCTGAAGCACACAAAATGTATAGGGCCTCTGTGAACATGattcagaaacactgaaatacaGGCAGTAGTTAATAATATCAGtagcctatatatatattttttttaaaaaggttgttTAACCTTTTTCGTCGAATCCATTTTTAGAATGGTGCCATAGGTCAATGTTATTGCAGCCTTGATGTCTTCCAGCCTTGTTAAAATGTCCTGGCTATAAACGGAGAGGAGCCACTTACAGCTCGGCGCCACAGCAGGCTCTGGAGGCTCAGAGAATGCCATGGGCAACAGTCCGGGCGGCTGGAGGAAGTCTACACACTCTGTGGTGTACCTTTCTACACAATGCAGCCACTCCTCCGCGTGGTTCTCCCTCAGCTGCTTTAAAACGCGTGTTGGGCTGTTACCCAGGGCACTCTCCCGTAGAACCCAGATCACCCGGATGTCACACGCATACCTTGGTCATGGACAGATATATCAGTAAGAATGTTTTGCATAATTCTATTTGACAaggcaagagagaaaagagacgtTACTCACTTTTGTGTGAGGATGACCCAAAATTCTGATCTCTGAGCCAAGTCCAGTTGCATAAGGACAGTCTGGCTCCAAAACACATGGGCGGATCTACATTTGGTGCAGGTTAGAGTCTCTGTCATCATATTGTAGATCCTGTCCACATCCAGGACCCACTGTGCCCTCTTGTGCAGCCCAGCTCCAGTGAGTTGGTGCTGCCGACAGGCAGGGTTGGAACAGACCACCTTCACCTTCCACAATTTGTAGGGCATCCAGACAAGAAGTGGGTGGGCAAAAAAACGGTCTGGAGCAGGAGGCTGGTGGTACAGATGGTTTGGCTGTGGTGGAAAGTACCAGAACTTCAGGTTGTCTTGAAACTCTAGTTTTCCCATGGGCCCCAGCTTTAATAGGGTCTTCACAATCCATTTGTGGTCTTCAGGTGGCAAGCCCTCTGACCACAAACGGGGCAGCTGAGATGTTGAAGCTTCAAGTGCACCGGGACTTTTATGACGCTGAGTTTAGTTAGTTAAGTTGCTGATGATTGCCCTCTAGTTTTTGCCGGTGTTGCAGTGTATTCAAAACAGTTTGTGTTGGTCATGTTTTTAGGTCAAATTGGAGTTCCATAATTTAGCAGAGTGGGTTGGGGCTGACAAGGTTGTGAGAGTTGTGTGTAAGCTTACTTCCCTGCAGTCTTGTCAGCCACCTCCTGCTCTCCACACACAAATAGTTTTCTTTCTGCACACAGATAAATGTGTGGTGTAGGACTGTAGTTGTAGTGCcactgggcagctcccaggtgCTGCATGAGCATGTTCAAAGAAATGAGTTGATTTTGATCAaacttaaataaatacttttaacaTTTGTAAATCTTGTGAGTGATGAATTTTCAACAAGTAGATATATATGCACATCCTCCTAAACACTCTTTCAGAAGAATCAACTGGGAAAAACAAGTAGATCCTCACAACAGCATGCTGCTCCAAGACATTTCATAGTGCAGACATCATTTCAACCTCACTTGGTCTTCTTCAGAAGACCACTGATGGTggtcaggcacatcctgtctcagaatgatgctgaaaaactagtccatgcatttgttacttctaggctggattattacagttccttattatcaggctgcccgaataagtcccttaagactctccagttgatccagaatgctgcggcacgtgtactgacaagaactaggaaaagagatcatatttctcccatattagcttctctgcactggctccgtgtaaaatccagaatagaatttaaaatccttctcctcacctacaaagctcttaatggtcaggcaccatcgtatcttaaagagcttaTAATACCTTATttccccattagaacactgcgctcccaggatgcagggttacttgtggttcctagagtctccaaaagtagaatgggagccagagccttcagctatcaagctcctctcctgtggaatcaggtctcAGTTTGGGTtcgagaggcagacaccatctccatatttaagactaggctgaagactttcctctttgataaagtttatagttatAGCCTGTTAGCAACAAACAGCTTTGCTTTTAGATGCACTGTGGAGTAGGTTTCAGCATTTATTTCAGGGCTTATACAGACTGGAGCATAGCCCTGTTGTTACATTAGTTTTGTTACTAACTAGATGGAGCTGGAAACTGTGTTTCCAGTATGAACAGCATGGATTGTGCTGAGAGGACTCAAGGACTCTACCAATTGACAACATCATTGGTAAGTAGGAAATAGGTCAAGGAGTAgtaatatattataaaataagtGGCGTGCAGATAATGATATGCTTAATTTTCATCACAACTAACCTGGAACGTGGCAGACAGTACCTGTAGATCACAAAGCCCACTTTTATTAGACAACTACTTACTTACTAATCACTTTCACTTTGCTCCAACATTGCTTTCCCCTGTGAGATTTTTTACCACATCCTTTTCCAAATGTAGTCTTCCAACAATAGCCAGCACATCCTGTCATGGTGACAACTCGCAAGTAGACTACAGAGCGCAACCAGCTGTGTTTATGGAATACAAACATAGCCTGACTACTTCCGGTGGCTTCAATATTTGTCACTATTAACGTTATCCACCAACTTTTTATATAGAGATCAGTGACATTAACCcattgttttaataatgtaCTTGACTAATGCATTGAACTTTACTGCATGgtcaaaaacaatgaatgaacTTGCAATGACCCTGAAGTGTATAGCttcaatttgtttgtttttttaattcccAGTGTGATGTGTTCAAAAATCTATGAATGCAGCTGCAAGTCCCAATGTAGTATTAATCAGTCTCTGTTGAATCAGATCACTGCTGTGACATATTTTAGATCTGTCATCAACTTTGCCACAAGAAGAGCTGTCATAGCCTATCTGTGTTTTTCTACTCCAGAGGAAGAGGcgggggagtggctcaggtgagcagggAGAGCTAATTGACACAGCTGAGAGACATTgtctaattatgctctccctttTATATGCAGTAGCGTGCTggacctgagacacacacataggaTCCAGACAGGGCTGCTGAAGAAACTAACCAGTAGCTGCAACACTGAGAGAAGCCACGGAGACCCACACAACGAAGGCTGGTCAACCAGAACCATGTGACCATAGATGGTGGCAGATAATagaaatattgtgtgtgtgtgtgtgtgtgtgctcgtaATAATAAAGATCCTCACCTGGTGAATTGTGCTGTGCCTGTGTCTCTGCTGGAGGAACTCACGGTGGCAACGAGCTTGCTACAGGTTGCTGCCCCAGCTGTCCTATAGTGGAAGAGCTCTGATAGTCAATAACCTCGTTGCTTCATCATTAAGGCACAGGCTCATTGTTTTAGTGCCACCGCCAGGCCTTGTGAAAGACGTGCAGTGGCTCCTAGTGAACTTTTTCTGGTCTGGTCAGCACTGGCTGAGGGCATCTGTCCTGTATCTCCCTGTGGCAGATAGGGGACAAGGACCGATAGACATGCTGTCcagaaaatgtcagatttaGCAGTCAGATTAATGATTTTCTCACAAGTAGTCATCTGCTAAACGTGCCCTTTGTAGGACAAAAATTCATaagtgaagaaaaacagaagtcaCAGCTTAATCAATATTTTCGGGACTGTTTGCAATAAATGCAATTCACTCGGTCTAAAACAGGTGTAAGTATCTGACTAAATGACGTCATACATAAACAATGAaacaacaagcatggctgaataaaataataataaaaaactttatatagcacctttcaaaacagtacatttaagacaaaaagaataaaacaaactaaaagctataaacacatacacatacacattataaaacacaaaaaacacattataaaacacaaaaaacacaaagagagtgaaatgaaataaaatgtcataaaacattaatgaaaacaatgaaaagccATATTGAAaaagtgggtttttaaaagtgatttaaaagacgAGACAGAGTTTGCAGCCCTGatctcctcaggcaggtcaTTCCACAATCTCGGCCCCCTAACTGCAAAGGCTCTATCATCTTTGAGTATCAATCTGAATGAATAACAATTTTGAGATTTTTGGCAGAAAGAAGTTATCTGatccttgagatgtttctgAGATGATGAAAGCAGGATTGAACCATTGAGTTAACATGTTTGTCTAAGCTGAGCTTGTGGACAAAACTAACACCAAGTTTCTGCAATGCTGGGTTATTGAATGGGATAGAGAGCCAAGACTGTTTCTATTAGactgttttttgtatttgcacTATCTTGACCTATGATCAATATTTCAGTCTTATCCAAATTAAGCTGCAGAAAATTTTGTGACATCTACTTGTGGATGTCATGAAGGAAGTTTTGCAGGTTGACATTGTTCTGATAGTTGTTTGCAGGGTCACAGCTTAGGTAGATCTGAGTATCGTCGTAAAAATGGAACATGATATTGTGTCTACGTATAAGGTGGCCAAGAGGGAGcatgtaaatggtaaataagATTGGGCCCAGCACAGAGCCTTGGAGGACCCCACACTGAACACCTGTTGCAGCTGACCTGGCATCAGCGATACCAATGCAAAAACACCTGTCTTTTAGGTAGGACTGAAACCATTTCAGAGCAGTGTCACCGATACCCACACAGGTTTCAAGACGGTGTAAGAGGATCTTGTGGTCGATGGTATCAAATACTGCGCATAGATCCAGGAGAACAAGAATGGAGTTATGGCCAGCATCAACTGCCAACAATAAGTTTTTGAGAAGTGCAGTCTCAGgactatgttttttttctaaaactgAATTTTTCAAAGATATTGTTTTCATGAATAAAAGCTAGCAGTTGATCTGCTACGGCCTTTTCTAAAACATTGGCTGAAAATGGGAGCGTAGAGATGGGCCTAAAATTGTTACAATCAGAGACAGTCTTTTTAAAAGTGGTTGAATTtgagcagtttttaaaaattcagGGACTGTTGATAGAGAGCAGTTTAAAATTTGCAAAATAAAAGGGGACACTGTGTTAAAAACCTTCCTTTAGAAATTTTACAGGCAAAATATCTGAAGGGCAAGTTGAAGGTTTTAGTCAGTGTAGCTAGGGAGATAATATTAAACCATCatatcataccaacagtaaaatatggtggtggtagtgtgatggtctggggctgttttgttttttttgcccagtctcttatggtggagtcatgaacactgaccttaattGAGGCAATTTTACCAATTAGTAGATACCATGGCTAGACTCCGTCATGACGTCACACATACCGTCATTTCTCtatcaaatacaaatacatcaaATCTCTGTTAGTTCATTGATAGCACAAAAAACACCCCATAGTAATCCAGTTCTATGTCAGCTCTCACACTCCATAGGCACGTCACTGTGTACATTGACCTCACCTCTGATACTTCGACTCGCTTGTATTCTCCATCAGTACAATCAAAATTGACGGGGTTTTTTCAACCGAAGCAGGCGAACATTGACAAGTCTGTTCTCCTCTCAGTTAGCTAAGTAATCCAGTTCTATGTCAGCTCTCACACCCCATACAAACACCTGTGGCGTTCGCAGGCTGTGGACTACCCTGTAGTGATGTGTCGGTCGCGAACGAATCGGCTCTATGAGAGGGCTCCTTTAAGTGAGCGATGGGAGCCGACTCTCGTCTGAGAGCCGATTAGAGCCGAAATAGTTTTTGTTTCACATTACATCATAGAAATGACATTgaaatatattgtatgtgtctgtatagagtt
This sequence is a window from Siniperca chuatsi isolate FFG_IHB_CAS linkage group LG10, ASM2008510v1, whole genome shotgun sequence. Protein-coding genes within it:
- the LOC122882983 gene encoding uncharacterized protein LOC122882983 translates to MGKLEFQDNLKFWYFPPQPNHLYHQPPAPDRFFAHPLLVWMPYKLWKVKVVCSNPACRQHQLTGAGLHKRAQWVLDVDRIYNMMTETLTCTKCRSAHVFWSQTVLMQLDLAQRSEFWVILTQKYACDIRVIWVLRESALGNSPTRVLKQLRENHAEEWLHCVERYTTECVDFLQPPGLLPMAFSEPPEPAVAPSCKWLLSVYSQDILTRLEDIKAAITLTYGTILKMDSTKKITKKLARTAKGQHSGSPLWEMSMVRF